The Chryseolinea soli genome contains a region encoding:
- a CDS encoding tail fiber domain-containing protein — protein sequence MKKLKLSIAFALLCFLSYAQNTNYGTSSGTLGISNSFFGYFSGNAATSTSEDNSLFGKSTGKSLTTGIRNTAMGSEAFFSNTTGNSNSGFGYRSLYTNSSGYYNSAIGAYSLYLSTTGHDNTALGYTSLYNNTSGIGNVAVGTFSLFANTTGSNNTASGTNSLQNNLASNNTAHGSMSLFSNTTGAGNTAIGYRGLYFNTVGNSNTASGQDALYSNSTGSYNTASGQEALYANTASNNTGIGYRGLYSNTTGTRNTAVGYQSLYFNVSGNDNTAIGMSALSSNTAAANTAIGSLAMTVNTTGAGNSAVGYWALTSNTTGSYNTSLGHQSLKANDVGYQNTAVGYFALGSNTGGTFNSAVGNQALQANLVGSNNTAIGNFALKLSTADRNTALGAFALSANSTASDNTAVGYNALTSNTTGIHNVAVGANALRTNVTGQDNVAFGFNVLWQSTGSNNTGVGSNVLQAASSGAHNTALGNNALLGITTGSFNTASGSGALRTIGAANYNTAFGYEVLAVSVGHDNTGYGALALSKNTSGLNNTANGKDALLNNTTGSSNTAFGKSSLSANSIGSANTAVGNLALAVNTTGYNTAVGSEALSTNTGGSYNTAIGYMAMTANTSGVNNTSIGSMSNAIGASGITNATALGYQATNTASNQVVIGSPAVSVIGGAVGWSVISDARFKKDIQENVAGLQFINQLRPVSYYMDMEAYRKFLGLTNDNSGAEKQDQKTKPARRTGFIAQEVEKVIDKMGFEFQGLQRPSGEADHYRISYEAFVVPLVKAVQELSTKVEEQQKTIDLLESKLQGSENVTASESVELFQNVPNPFSASTEIKMSLPETVFKATVIVYALDGKQVKSFPVKDRGDVSITIAGNELSAGMYLYSLIVDNKVVDTKRMVLTD from the coding sequence ATGAAAAAACTGAAACTTTCTATTGCATTCGCGCTTTTGTGCTTTTTATCATATGCACAAAACACAAATTATGGCACCTCGTCTGGGACGCTAGGTATTAGCAACAGCTTCTTTGGCTATTTTTCCGGTAACGCTGCGACAAGTACAAGTGAAGATAATTCTCTTTTTGGAAAATCTACGGGAAAATCTTTGACGACCGGCATTCGAAATACAGCAATGGGATCGGAAGCCTTCTTCTCAAATACCACCGGTAACTCAAATAGCGGATTCGGATATCGGTCACTTTATACTAATTCGTCAGGGTACTATAATTCTGCAATAGGAGCGTATTCTCTTTATCTCAGCACCACAGGACACGACAATACTGCGTTAGGTTATACATCACTCTACAACAATACGTCGGGAATTGGCAACGTGGCAGTCGGTACTTTTTCATTGTTTGCAAATACAACGGGATCCAACAATACCGCGTCAGGCACCAATTCACTTCAAAATAACTTGGCTTCAAACAATACAGCACATGGATCCATGTCATTATTTTCCAACACAACAGGAGCAGGAAATACCGCGATAGGATACCGTGGCCTGTACTTTAACACTGTAGGAAATTCAAATACTGCAAGTGGACAAGATGCACTATACTCTAACTCAACAGGTAGTTATAACACGGCCAGTGGACAGGAAGCGCTTTACGCCAATACCGCATCTAACAATACGGGAATTGGATACCGGGGATTATACTCCAACACCACCGGCACTCGTAACACGGCCGTTGGCTACCAGTCATTGTATTTTAATGTAAGCGGCAACGACAATACGGCTATCGGTATGAGTGCCCTTTCTAGCAATACAGCGGCGGCCAATACGGCGATCGGGTCTCTGGCCATGACGGTAAATACTACCGGTGCGGGTAATAGCGCTGTGGGCTACTGGGCTTTAACTTCAAACACAACGGGATCATACAATACGAGCTTGGGTCATCAGAGCTTGAAAGCGAACGATGTCGGATACCAAAACACTGCCGTTGGATATTTCGCGTTAGGCTCGAATACTGGCGGAACGTTTAACAGCGCGGTGGGTAATCAGGCGTTACAGGCAAATCTAGTTGGATCGAACAATACAGCCATTGGAAACTTCGCCCTAAAACTAAGCACCGCTGACCGTAATACGGCATTGGGAGCTTTTGCCCTATCCGCTAATTCAACGGCGAGCGATAACACGGCAGTGGGTTATAACGCGCTGACGTCAAATACCACCGGGATACACAATGTTGCCGTAGGGGCCAATGCCCTTAGGACCAATGTTACGGGGCAAGATAATGTGGCATTTGGTTTCAATGTATTGTGGCAAAGCACGGGCTCCAATAATACCGGTGTTGGTTCCAATGTGTTGCAAGCGGCTTCATCGGGGGCACACAACACAGCTTTGGGCAACAACGCACTTTTAGGTATTACCACAGGTTCTTTTAATACTGCGAGTGGCTCCGGAGCGCTGCGAACCATTGGCGCGGCCAATTATAATACGGCGTTCGGATATGAAGTTCTGGCCGTTAGCGTCGGCCACGACAATACCGGGTATGGAGCATTAGCGCTAAGCAAGAACACTTCCGGTTTGAACAACACCGCCAATGGAAAAGATGCCCTGCTGAACAACACGACGGGGTCAAGCAATACGGCTTTTGGAAAGTCTTCCCTGAGTGCGAATAGCATAGGCTCGGCGAACACGGCAGTTGGGAACTTAGCGCTGGCGGTGAATACAACGGGTTATAATACAGCCGTGGGCAGTGAAGCACTCAGTACGAATACCGGTGGCTCTTACAATACCGCCATTGGATATATGGCCATGACCGCCAACACTTCGGGTGTTAATAATACCTCTATCGGAAGCATGTCCAATGCCATTGGGGCCTCGGGGATCACTAACGCTACCGCGCTTGGATACCAGGCCACCAATACAGCATCAAACCAGGTAGTCATTGGAAGCCCGGCCGTTTCGGTGATTGGCGGCGCCGTGGGTTGGAGCGTAATTTCAGACGCACGGTTCAAAAAGGATATTCAGGAAAATGTAGCGGGTCTTCAATTTATCAACCAACTAAGACCTGTAAGTTATTATATGGATATGGAGGCCTACCGTAAATTTTTGGGTCTCACGAACGATAATAGTGGGGCAGAAAAGCAAGATCAAAAAACCAAACCTGCGAGACGAACCGGATTTATCGCGCAAGAAGTGGAAAAAGTCATTGATAAGATGGGTTTTGAATTTCAGGGCCTGCAACGCCCCAGCGGAGAAGCGGATCACTACCGGATCAGCTATGAAGCCTTTGTTGTGCCCCTGGTAAAAGCGGTTCAGGAATTGTCGACGAAAGTAGAAGAACAGCAGAAAACGATTGATCTACTGGAGAGCAAGCTTCAGGGATCAGAAAATGTGACAGCATCTGAAAGCGTCGAGCTTTTTCAAAATGTGCCCAATCCTTTTTCCGCTAGCACCGAAATTAAAATGTCATTGCCGGAAACGGTTTTTAAAGCGACTGTAATCGTATACGCGCTCGATGGTAAGCAAGTCAAAAGCTTCCCTGTAAAAGACCGCGGCGATGTTAGCATAACGATCGCCGGCAATGAGCTGTCGGCAGGAATGTATTTGTATAGCCTGATCGTGGATAACAAAGTTGTGGATACCAAGAGAATGGTTCTGACTGACTAA
- a CDS encoding flavin reductase family protein, with translation MKALLKSIAKRVLFGNRVAKSFPAVRIPIGKVEEKVFLSWPDGRLDISERHCIVCHAPFCLSVWLTPEEWRRVETNVPTISVTTGEKIHAELITAVVKKIDVANGFLVVVKAEKAFCHQKSAWFQYFIRRYFKNKNSAEEDKFYAAAYSYPRRVIAVSFRDESYYNIFPMDFQCHIPQSGLYVLGLRTTNITLQKIIQSEKIVIGDTDGAELSVIYALGNNHSSQPPSIEQLPFTVSASEAFHFPVPDFSASYKEIRLIGHYNLGTHTMLVGEIVNAREVREKQSYLYHISFLQSLGMHYTSA, from the coding sequence ATGAAGGCCCTCCTGAAGTCCATTGCAAAACGTGTACTTTTTGGGAACCGCGTGGCAAAGAGTTTTCCCGCAGTCAGGATCCCCATCGGAAAAGTGGAAGAAAAAGTTTTCTTGTCGTGGCCAGATGGCCGGCTCGATATAAGCGAAAGACATTGCATCGTATGCCACGCGCCGTTTTGCCTGTCGGTTTGGCTAACCCCTGAGGAGTGGAGAAGGGTAGAAACGAACGTCCCCACGATTTCCGTAACCACCGGGGAAAAGATCCATGCAGAGTTGATCACCGCGGTTGTAAAAAAAATTGATGTTGCGAATGGTTTTTTGGTCGTCGTGAAAGCTGAAAAGGCTTTTTGTCATCAGAAGAGTGCATGGTTTCAGTATTTTATACGACGTTATTTCAAAAACAAAAATTCGGCAGAAGAGGACAAGTTTTACGCGGCAGCGTATTCCTATCCTCGTCGTGTTATCGCGGTTTCGTTCCGGGACGAATCTTATTATAACATTTTTCCTATGGATTTTCAGTGTCATATCCCGCAAAGCGGCCTGTACGTTCTGGGATTGCGAACCACAAACATCACGCTGCAAAAAATTATTCAATCTGAGAAAATTGTCATCGGCGACACCGACGGCGCTGAATTGAGTGTTATCTATGCGCTGGGTAATAACCACAGTTCTCAGCCGCCCTCCATAGAACAGCTTCCATTTACGGTGTCGGCTAGTGAAGCATTTCATTTTCCCGTTCCCGATTTCTCGGCATCATACAAAGAGATCAGACTAATCGGGCATTATAATCTGGGGACGCATACGATGTTGGTGGGGGAAATTGTGAATGCCCGGGAAGTGAGGGAAAAGCAAAGCTACCTTTATCACATTAGCTTCTTGCAGTCCCTGGGAATGCATTACACTTCGGCTTAG
- a CDS encoding class I SAM-dependent methyltransferase: MARRTETITSFYDAIAGQYDAFLTDHDAKARKVIAQVFKETVPRGVVLDFGGGTGLDLPWLQEHYSTVLFLEPSLKMRGEARKKMTSSEHVRFVDQDTDFTEWSEQRLPFPEKVDGILANFAVLNCIENMPAFFEKLALVTSRQCHLVAALLDPHVNHILKKNSVFSALRILVSDTLTIHHQREGVLHKTFVHTLRKLKNASSPYFDMLSSTAIPSSDFVLVIFARK; this comes from the coding sequence ATGGCCAGACGCACAGAGACCATCACTTCTTTTTATGATGCCATCGCTGGGCAGTACGATGCATTTCTGACCGACCACGATGCAAAAGCGCGCAAAGTGATCGCGCAGGTTTTCAAAGAAACCGTGCCCCGCGGTGTCGTGCTGGATTTTGGTGGCGGCACCGGGCTGGACCTTCCCTGGCTTCAGGAACATTATTCAACCGTGCTGTTTTTAGAACCTTCATTAAAAATGAGAGGAGAAGCACGGAAAAAAATGACATCGTCCGAACATGTTCGTTTTGTTGATCAGGATACGGACTTCACTGAATGGTCGGAGCAGCGGCTTCCTTTCCCGGAAAAGGTGGACGGCATCCTCGCCAATTTTGCAGTGCTCAATTGCATCGAAAATATGCCAGCGTTTTTTGAAAAGCTTGCGTTGGTCACCTCCAGGCAATGTCATCTGGTGGCCGCCCTGCTGGATCCGCACGTGAACCATATTCTCAAAAAGAATTCTGTATTTTCTGCGCTGCGCATTCTGGTGTCAGACACGTTAACCATTCACCACCAACGCGAGGGTGTCCTTCATAAGACGTTCGTCCATACCCTGCGAAAACTCAAAAACGCCTCTTCACCCTATTTCGATATGCTTTCGTCCACAGCGATCCCTTCATCCGATTTTGTTTTGGTAATCTTTGCGAGAAAATGA
- a CDS encoding B12-binding domain-containing radical SAM protein → MDVLLSHGYFLEDDVKEQRIMRPYPPLGILYIAAYLERHAIKNEVYDTTFSSKRNFQDHLLHTKPPLLALYVNLMTKLNILETIRFVKKNLPATRVILGGPEVKHSAENFLRAGADIIAIGEGEETMRELVTTLSEHQYIPGSFLKDIKGIAFLQDDRFVENPERDKIKDINELVPARHKIDLHRYLEAWKERHGTNAISVSTMRGCPYTCKWCSRAVYGLSYRRRSPEKVADELETLQREYRPDSLWFVDDVFTISHKWLTAFRDELQKRELVIPYECITRADRMNDEVIRLLKETGCFRVWIGAESGSQKVIDLMDRRVDVNQVRDMIRLTKNYGIETGTFIMLGYPGETEADIEETIHHLKESNPDHFTITVAYPIRGTELYQEVEADQTTSLEWATSTDREIDFKRSYSRRYYDFAVRHVINEVQWAKGSQHALNISNMLLKVKSVTAKLGMIWHRQRPAKTLHYSNSTE, encoded by the coding sequence ATGGACGTACTGCTCTCGCATGGATATTTTTTAGAAGACGATGTGAAAGAGCAGCGCATCATGCGACCCTACCCGCCGCTGGGCATCCTCTACATCGCGGCGTACCTGGAAAGGCACGCGATCAAAAACGAAGTCTACGACACCACCTTCTCTTCTAAAAGAAATTTTCAGGACCACCTCTTGCATACGAAGCCACCCCTGCTGGCGCTTTATGTGAATCTGATGACCAAGCTGAATATCCTGGAGACCATTCGCTTTGTAAAAAAGAATTTACCCGCTACCCGCGTCATCCTCGGCGGCCCCGAAGTGAAACACAGCGCCGAGAATTTCCTGCGTGCCGGCGCCGACATCATCGCCATCGGCGAGGGCGAAGAAACGATGAGGGAGTTGGTGACAACACTTTCTGAACACCAGTACATTCCTGGCTCATTTCTTAAAGACATAAAAGGTATTGCCTTTCTTCAGGACGATCGCTTTGTTGAAAATCCGGAACGCGACAAGATCAAAGACATCAACGAGCTGGTACCGGCCCGTCACAAAATAGATCTTCATCGCTATCTCGAGGCCTGGAAGGAACGGCATGGCACCAATGCTATCTCGGTGAGCACGATGCGCGGTTGTCCGTATACCTGTAAGTGGTGCAGCCGTGCCGTTTATGGCTTAAGTTACCGGAGAAGGTCACCTGAAAAAGTTGCCGACGAACTGGAAACGCTGCAACGCGAGTACCGGCCTGACAGCCTCTGGTTTGTAGATGATGTTTTTACCATCAGTCACAAATGGCTGACCGCTTTTCGCGACGAGTTGCAAAAAAGAGAGCTCGTCATTCCTTACGAATGCATTACGCGCGCCGATCGCATGAACGATGAAGTGATCCGGTTGCTCAAAGAAACGGGATGCTTCCGCGTATGGATTGGCGCCGAAAGCGGTTCCCAAAAAGTGATCGACCTCATGGACCGCCGCGTGGACGTGAACCAGGTGCGCGACATGATCCGGCTCACCAAAAATTATGGCATCGAAACGGGCACCTTCATCATGTTGGGCTATCCCGGCGAAACGGAAGCCGACATCGAGGAAACCATTCATCATCTCAAAGAATCCAACCCGGATCATTTCACCATCACCGTTGCTTATCCCATCCGGGGCACGGAGCTTTACCAGGAGGTGGAAGCCGATCAAACCACTTCTTTGGAATGGGCCACCAGCACGGACCGGGAGATCGATTTCAAGCGGTCGTATTCGAGGCGGTATTATGATTTTGCAGTGCGACATGTGATCAACGAAGTTCAGTGGGCAAAGGGATCGCAGCATGCTTTGAACATTAGCAACATGCTCCTCAAAGTAAAATCGGTCACGGCCAAGCTGGGCATGATCTGGCACCGCCAACGGCCGGCGAAGACCCTTCACTACAGCAACTCAACAGAATAA
- a CDS encoding class I SAM-dependent DNA methyltransferase, with translation MAAPFDHIATSYDSQFTRSAIGQLQRKRVWSYLEKITPELNGLEILELNCGTGEDALLFSEKGFNIVATDVSEEMLKVTMQKAQQYSMQNKISSQYLDLDSFDDTLFDKKFDLVFSNFGGLNCINPEAMQKLLAKIPSILSPGGRFVAVVMPKFCLWETNYFLMKLRFLRAFRRMTQKEVMADLQGTQMKTWYYTPAQIKKWSKHAFRHVTTKPVGFAIPPSYFENFFSRKKGLLLQLNRMEQALDRFSFLGSMADHFLIDLRLL, from the coding sequence ATGGCAGCCCCCTTCGATCATATCGCCACCTCCTACGACTCCCAGTTCACCCGGAGCGCCATTGGCCAATTGCAAAGAAAAAGGGTTTGGTCGTACCTGGAAAAGATCACCCCCGAATTGAACGGGCTGGAAATCCTGGAATTGAATTGCGGTACGGGGGAAGATGCCTTGCTGTTTAGCGAAAAGGGCTTCAACATCGTGGCCACCGATGTTTCGGAAGAAATGCTGAAGGTGACCATGCAAAAGGCCCAGCAATATTCCATGCAAAACAAGATCAGCTCCCAATACCTCGATCTCGATAGTTTTGACGATACGCTTTTTGATAAAAAATTCGACCTGGTCTTCTCCAACTTCGGCGGTTTGAATTGTATCAATCCCGAAGCCATGCAAAAGCTGCTGGCCAAAATTCCATCCATTCTTTCACCCGGCGGTCGCTTTGTTGCCGTGGTCATGCCAAAATTTTGTCTTTGGGAGACCAACTACTTCCTGATGAAGCTCCGTTTCCTGCGGGCTTTCCGCCGGATGACCCAGAAAGAAGTGATGGCCGATCTGCAAGGCACGCAGATGAAAACCTGGTACTACACCCCCGCGCAAATAAAAAAATGGTCGAAGCACGCCTTCCGTCACGTGACCACCAAACCAGTGGGGTTTGCCATTCCACCCTCCTATTTTGAAAATTTCTTTTCGCGCAAAAAAGGACTTCTGCTCCAACTCAACCGGATGGAGCAAGCGCTGGACCGGTTCTCTTTCCTGGGAAGCATGGCCGATCATTTCCTCATAGACCTCCGGCTTCTATGA
- a CDS encoding B12-binding domain-containing radical SAM protein, with translation MKILFTHSYFYKRDPKQWRFKQPYPPLGTLLAAAVMRTQGHDVALLDNNLKDGPDAIVPALTEHRPNYVVIYDDGFNYLTKMCLTVMREAAFVMAEESRKRGCTVIICSSDATDHYEKYFQHHVDYVIRGEGEETLKQLIDTLEKQGDVSAVQGLAFRENGTTILTPARPVLRDLDALPLPAWDLVDMESYRALWLKHHGYFSLNLATTRGCPFKCNWCAKPIYGNRYTSRSPQHVVDEIAFLLEHHHPDHFWMSDDIFGLRPGWVREFNRLVKERKLAFTYKIQSRVDLLLEDEVIDALAASGARTVWVGAESGSQSVLDAMDKGTTVEQIYEATRLLKTHGIAVGFFLQFGYPGETETDIQATLRMVLELMPEEVGISISYPLPGTKFYENVKGQLLEKQNWSDSDDLAMLFKSTFNNAYYKALHRYVHYVYRKQKGYASLKKLMRSPLRLTYKDLKQGLGTFYFGARVTLLSKRLRILKDSTIPNSR, from the coding sequence ATGAAGATCCTGTTCACGCATTCATATTTCTACAAGCGCGACCCCAAACAGTGGCGCTTCAAACAACCATACCCACCGTTGGGCACCCTGCTGGCCGCAGCCGTGATGCGCACGCAAGGGCATGACGTCGCATTGTTGGACAACAATTTGAAAGATGGCCCGGACGCGATCGTGCCGGCCCTGACCGAGCACCGCCCCAACTATGTGGTGATCTATGACGACGGTTTTAACTACCTCACCAAAATGTGTCTCACCGTGATGCGCGAGGCCGCTTTTGTGATGGCCGAAGAAAGCCGGAAGCGCGGGTGCACGGTGATCATCTGCAGCTCTGACGCAACGGATCATTACGAAAAATATTTTCAACATCACGTGGACTACGTGATCCGTGGCGAAGGAGAAGAAACCTTAAAACAACTGATCGACACGCTCGAAAAACAAGGCGACGTGTCGGCTGTACAAGGACTGGCCTTTCGCGAAAACGGAACGACCATCCTAACCCCGGCCCGACCCGTGCTGCGCGACCTGGATGCCCTGCCCCTGCCGGCGTGGGACCTGGTGGATATGGAATCCTACCGCGCCTTGTGGCTAAAACATCATGGCTATTTTTCGCTAAACCTGGCCACCACCAGAGGATGTCCTTTCAAATGCAACTGGTGCGCAAAACCGATCTATGGAAACCGCTACACCTCGCGGTCGCCGCAACATGTAGTGGATGAGATCGCTTTTTTATTGGAGCACCACCATCCTGACCATTTTTGGATGAGCGACGATATTTTCGGGCTGCGACCGGGTTGGGTGCGGGAATTTAATCGCCTTGTAAAGGAGCGAAAGCTGGCTTTTACCTACAAAATCCAGTCCCGTGTGGACCTCTTGCTGGAAGACGAGGTGATCGACGCCCTGGCGGCCTCGGGCGCCCGAACGGTTTGGGTGGGCGCTGAATCCGGGTCACAGAGCGTTTTGGATGCCATGGACAAGGGCACGACCGTAGAACAGATCTATGAGGCAACCCGGCTGTTAAAGACGCATGGCATCGCCGTGGGATTCTTTCTGCAATTCGGCTACCCCGGCGAAACGGAAACCGACATCCAGGCAACCCTGCGGATGGTGCTGGAATTGATGCCCGAAGAAGTGGGGATTTCCATTTCCTACCCCCTGCCGGGCACAAAATTTTATGAAAACGTGAAAGGGCAGCTCCTGGAAAAGCAAAATTGGTCCGATTCCGATGATTTGGCCATGCTCTTTAAAAGCACTTTTAACAATGCGTATTATAAAGCGTTACACCGGTACGTGCACTACGTGTATCGAAAACAAAAAGGTTATGCCAGTTTGAAGAAACTTATGCGCAGTCCTTTGCGTCTTACGTATAAGGACCTCAAACAAGGCCTAGGTACGTTTTATTTCGGAGCCCGTGTCACACTTTTATCCAAAAGACTTCGTATCTTAAAAGACTCTACCATCCCAAATTCGCGGTAA
- a CDS encoding nucleotidyltransferase domain-containing protein — protein sequence MTVALPDRMVLNAVDEHILRTLLYYDIFHYPLKADEVHRFLGAPLEHEDYIHSRLKALTAHRYISQFGDFFGIQDNEHDAKRRAKGNAEAERLTVVARKKGRFIGSFPFVRGVMASGSLSKGYMDEKSDLDFFIVTAPGRLWIARTLLVMYKRIFLFNSHKYFCVNYFVDEQHLEIEEKNLFTATELATALPLYGAEHYHHLLKANPWLTGFFPNFRPRATEDVARSNRRGIKKILEAFFNLAPFSRLDHHLKRMTLKRWEKLYRREYSDADFKVAFKTKDHASKNHPRNYQRKVLELYADKVKAFGLSPLRSCAEEQG from the coding sequence ATGACCGTAGCTCTGCCGGACCGCATGGTGTTGAACGCAGTGGATGAACACATCCTGCGTACCCTGCTCTATTATGACATCTTCCATTATCCACTGAAGGCGGATGAAGTCCACCGTTTCCTGGGTGCACCGCTGGAGCACGAAGACTATATCCACTCGCGATTGAAAGCCCTTACCGCGCATCGCTATATTTCACAGTTCGGAGATTTTTTTGGCATTCAGGACAACGAGCACGATGCCAAGCGCCGGGCCAAAGGCAATGCGGAAGCCGAGCGGCTCACGGTCGTTGCGCGCAAAAAGGGGCGCTTTATTGGTAGCTTCCCGTTTGTTCGTGGTGTCATGGCCTCCGGTTCGCTCTCGAAAGGCTATATGGATGAGAAGTCCGACCTGGACTTCTTTATCGTCACGGCGCCAGGCCGGCTATGGATTGCCCGGACGTTGCTGGTGATGTATAAGCGGATCTTTCTTTTCAACTCGCACAAATATTTTTGTGTGAACTATTTTGTTGACGAGCAGCATTTGGAGATTGAGGAAAAAAATCTATTCACGGCCACCGAGCTGGCCACCGCGCTGCCGTTGTATGGCGCGGAACATTACCACCATCTTCTGAAGGCCAATCCCTGGCTGACGGGCTTCTTCCCCAACTTCCGGCCACGTGCAACCGAAGACGTAGCGCGCTCGAATCGTCGCGGCATAAAAAAGATACTCGAAGCATTTTTCAACCTCGCACCGTTTTCCAGGCTAGACCATCATCTCAAAAGGATGACGTTGAAACGCTGGGAAAAATTGTACCGGCGCGAATATTCCGATGCCGATTTCAAGGTAGCGTTCAAGACGAAAGATCATGCTTCTAAAAATCATCCCCGCAATTATCAGCGCAAGGTCCTGGAGCTGTATGCCGACAAAGTGAAAGCCTTTGGCCTGTCGCCCTTGCGGAGTTGCGCAGAAGAACAAGGCTAG